The window TCGTTGCTTATGAAATTGACAACAGGCTGCTACCGATCTTAGATGAAACACTTCAGCCGTATGACAATGTTGAAGTGATCCATGAGGATATTTTAGAAGCGGATGTATTGAAGATGATTACAGAAAAGCTGTCTTCCTATAAAACGATTAAAGTTGTTGCTAATTTGCCATATTACGTCACGACGCCTATTGTGATGAAGCTTCTCCAAGCTCGGCTTCCATTAGATTGTCTTGTTATTATGCTCCAGAAAGAAGTAGGCGAGCGGATGGTTGCTTCTCCAGGATCGAAGGCGTACGGCTCTTTATCAATTGCTGTTCAGTATTATACAGACGTGCATGTTGCTTTAAAGGTGCCTAAAACGGTATTCGTCCCAGCGCCACAGGTCGATTCGGTCGTGCTCCGTTTAGATCGAAAACTAGAGCCTCCAGTCACGATTCGTGATGAAAACTTTTTCTTCACGGTCGTACGCACAGCTTTTGCCAAGCGTCGAAAAACGCTATTAAACAATTTAATATCATTGTCTGTGCCGAACGGCCTTCCTGCGCTTTCAAAGGCTGACGTACAGGACACTTTAGCGCTGGGAGCGATTGATGGTAGCCGTCGAGCAGAAACGCTCTCTATTGCGGAGTTTGCCCAGCTTTCTAATCTTCTGTATGAGCGCTTCAGGCCATAATCACGATTTTCCAATGCCGTCATAGACTAATGTGGAAGTCATTGGACGGTAGGGGGAGTGGGATGCAATTGCAAGTCGGTGAGATTGTTGCGCGAATTTCATATAACAAAGATCTCCTTTTTCGGGTGGTGGGCATAAAAAATGATCCACCTGTAGCTGATCTTCTTGGAGAAGAGATTCGGTTAATGGCTGATGCCCCTTTACACGATTTAGAGCGAGTGGACGAACGAGAGAAGCAAGAAAAGCGTCATTATTTTGCAGAAAAAGCGAAAATGTCCTATCGCCTTTTTCGACAGGATCATTTGTTTCAACATGAAAAAAATCAGCAACGCATGAGATCTGCGTGTGAGACAAAACCCTTTCGGATGCCTGGAAAGGTACTTCATTTGGATGGTGACCCTGTCTATTTACAGAAATGTATGAAGCTATATGAAAAGCTTGAAGTTCCTGTATACAGTGTCCATATCAAGGAAGAAGAGATGCCAGATAAGATTACAGGACTGTTAGAATTGGCCAGACCCGATATTCTCGTCATCACTGGTCATGATGCATACGTGAAAAGTAAGGGAGAAAAAAGCGAGTTAAAAGCTTATCGCAACTCAAGATATTTTGCCAAAACGGTGTACGAGGCGCGACGACGTATGCCTCATTTAGATCAGCTCGCTATTTTTGCAGGTGCTTGTCAGTCGCATTTTGAATCGTTAATCCGAGCTGGGGCGAATTATGCTTCGTCACCTGGGCGAGTGAACATTCATGCGCTTGATCCTGTGTATGTCGTTGCCAAGCTCAGCTTCACCTCGTTTACGGAGCAGGTGAATACGTGGGACGTTTTAAAAAACACATTAAGCGGTGAGAAAGGACTTGGCGGTGTTGAAAGTCGCGGTTTATTAAGGCTGGGGCTTCCATATTCACCTTCTGAAAGTTTTTCGTAAAGCAACAAAATGATAGAGCTACACATATTTTTCTCAGCACTGGATAAATTAAATAAATAAAATCCGCAAAAATAAGTATAAATCTGTTGACACTTTAGCGGCGCCCTTGATATAATGTTAAATTTATTTTGACTTAGTTAGGGGGTTGTGGTATACTAAATCCAGTGAGGTGGTTGTGAGTGGGAAAAACGTTGACGGACATCAAAAGAACTTTGGATGGCCATCTAGGGCAGCGGCTCGTATTGAAGGCAAATGGAGGTCGCAGAAAAACAGTTGAACGCGCAGGAATCCTTGCTGAAACTTACCCATCAGTTTTTATTGTTGAGTTGGATCAGGAAGAGAATTCGTTTGAACGCGTTTCTTACAGCTACGCAGATGTTCTTACTGAAACAGTAGAGCTTATGTTCTTTGAAGACAATCAAGAAAAACTATCGTTGAGCGGGCAGTAGACATTTGTTTGCTGCTTTTTTCTTTGGTTTTTTAACATACTATCCTTTGCGGTGAAACATACTAATGATGCTGTTCACCAAAGGGGGTTTTTCGATTGGGAAGAAAAAGAGGCGTTATGTCTCCGGAGTTTAAAGAAGAGCTAGCAAAAGAGCTTGGTTTTTACGATACTGTCCAAAAAGAAGGATGGGGAGGCATAAAGGCTAGAGAAGCTGGCTCAATGACGAAGCGAGCGATCGAAATGGCCGAGGCCTATCTTGCTAAAGAAAAAAACAACCGTTAATTTGGAAGCAGTACGCCGGGGATTCCCGGCGTTTTTATTTTTTAGTAAGAGATCAATGAAGACGTGCTTCGTCTGATGAACAAGGCGACACAAAACTCTTCGTAATTTTTAATTGATTGGTACAGGCAGAGCGGATTTTTATGATAAAATAGCGAAAGGTTATAAAGTACGATGCAGTTCGTTTGTTGGTTAGTGGAGGTGACATTGTGAAGCTGTTTATGAAAGCCCCAGCTAAAATTAATCTATCCTTGGATGTTTTGCATAAACGGCCAGATGGGTATCATGAAGTGAAGATGGTGATGACGACCGTTGATTTAGCTGATCGGATTGAATTAATCGAAGGGACGTCTGATCAAATCGTGTTAACTTCACAGCACCAATTTGTGCCAAATGACGAAAGGAATTTAGCATTTCGGGCAGCCAAGCTGTTAAAAGAGCGCTTTTCTATTCAAGAAGGTGTGCACATCGTATTGCACAAGCGAATTCCTGTAGCCGCTGGATTGGCAGGAGGAAGCAGTGACGCTGCAGCTGTGTTGCGGGGACTGAATCGGTTATGGAAGTTAAAATTGTCTTTATCGGAGTTAGCTGAGCTTGGTGCAGAAATTGGCTCAGACGTGTCGTTTTGTGTTCATGGGGGAACAGCATTAGCGACAGGTCGAGGTGAGGTCATTACGCCGTTACCGCCACCCCCTTCGTGTTGGGTCGTGCTCGCCAAGCCAGTCATCGGTGTATCGACAGGCGATGTGTACGGCAAGCTGCAAATTGATCGCATCAAGCATCCGGATGTCGAAGGAATGATGGATGCCTTGTACCGCCAAGATTATGATCAAATATGTGCGCTCCTTGGTAATGTGCTCGAGCCGGTGACGATGAGCATGTATCCGCAAGTTGCTTTGATCAAAGAGCAGATGCAGCGATTTGGGGCAGATGCTGTTTTAATGAGTGGGAGTGGTCCAACGGTCTACGCATTAGTTCAGCATGAATCCCGAATGCATCGTTTATATAACGGATTACGTGGTTTTTGTGACCAAGTGTACACCATTCGTATGGATGGCGAGCCACACTTAACTTGATGAAACACGTATGAATTGATACAATTTGGATTAAATATTCGGTTTTTTGGAGGTTGTGCGATGAAGTTCAGGCGCAGCGGTCGGCTTGTTGATATGACGCATTATTTACTTCAGCATCCACGCCAGCTTACGTCTTTGACTTTTTTGCGGAGAGGTATGATGCAGCTAAATCCTCCATTAGTGAGGATCTCGCCCTCGTAAAAAAGACGTTTGAGGATCAAGGTATTGGCTCCTTGCATACAGTTCCGGGAGCTTCTGGTGGCGTCAAGTATATGCCTGTTTTTCAACAGAAGGAGGCCGCTTCTGTTGTGAAAGAGATCACCGAGAGGCTGACGGAGGCGAATCGGATTCTCCCAGGGAATTATTTATATTTGGCCGATCTTTTAGGCGATACAAATTTAATTCATCGTGCAGCTCGCCTGTTTGCAGCTCATTTCGCGGCCGAGTCTGTGGACGTTGTCATGACTGTTGCGACAAAAGGGATTCCTTTAGCTTACGCAGTTGCTCATCATTTAGGGGTCCCAGTGGTTATTGTTCGTCGGGATAGTAAAGTCACTGAAGGGTCGACGGTATCGATTAATTATGTGTCAGGATCTACCAATCGCATTCAGTCAATGGTATTGGCGAAGCGTAGTTTACAGGAAGGTAGTCGGGTGCTGATCATCGATGATTTTATGAAGGCTGGCGGAACAATTAAAGGCATGATTAGTATGATAGAAGAATTTCAATCTCAACTTGTCGGTATTGGTGTACTTATTGAAGCAGAAGGGGAAGGAAAAGTACGGTTGGTCGATGAATATGTTTCTTTAGTGCGGTTGCTTGATGTTAATGCTGAGTCAGACCATATTCAAGTAAGTCGAGGCACGCTCTTTGAAGCAACATCTAAAAAGGAGGAATAAGCATTATGAAACCTGTTTATACAAAAGCAGCGCCGGAAGCCATTGGACCGTATTCTCAAGGGATCGTCGTGAACAACTTGTTTTATAGCTCCGGTCAAATTCCACTCACTGCTGAAGGTGAGCTTGTAGAAGGTGATGTGGTTGCGCAAACACATCAAGTGTTTAAAAACCTCGAGGCTGTACTGGACGCTGCAGGCGCATCGCTATCTTCTGTCGTTAAAGCGACAGTCTTCTTGAGTGATATGAATCATTTTCCGGATGTGAATGACGTGTACGGCTCTTATTTTAAAGATCATCAGCCAGCACGATCATGTGTAGAAGTTGCAAGGCTTCCAAAGGATGTCCAAGTTGAAATCGAAGTCATTGCCCTCGTAACAAATGCATAAAACATGGACAACTCCTTTACGCCTAAACAGGTGGAAAAGGAGTTTTTTAATGTTTTTAGTAGGATTTATTAAGTATTCTTTTTCCTAAAGCGTAAATCATTAGGAAAAATTTTTTTTGGAGGAAGGATTTCAGAATATTGTGTTGAATAATTGGGAATAAGTCTTTTTACAGGGAAAAGGTGGTGACATAAAGTGGAAGTGACAGACGTTAGATTACGCCGCGTGAATACCGAGGGACGAATGAGAGCGATTGCATCCATCACACTCGATCACGAATTTGTTGTTCATGATATTCGTGTTATTGATGGGAACAATGGTCTTTTTGTTGCCATGCCAAGCAAGCGGACACCTGATGGGGAGTTCAGAGACATTGCTCATCCAATTAACTCGAATACTCGTGGAAAGATCCAAGATGCAGTTTTAGCTGAATATCACAAAGCAGGAGCCATTGAAGAAGAATATGAAGAAGCTGGTGCTTCTTAATGCGATAGTAGAGGGCAACCCAAAGGAGAATAACTCCTTAGGGTAGCTCTCTTTTTTATCGTTAGGACATTAAGCGGTCTCATTTTCAATATAAGCCTTTTCGTTGAGAAGCTCTTCAACCGTGACAAAATCATAGTCGGTGGAGAGGTCTTGTAATAACTGATCCAAGGCTTTGACAGTATTCTGCAGGTCTTGTGACAATTCGCCGCCGTCGTGCATGAGAATGATGGCACCTGGCTCAATGTCTTTCTTTACAGTGGCGACGATGTCGTCCGCTGGCCTTTCCTTCCAATCCTCCGTGTCAATTGACCATAAAATGATCTTTTTGTCTGCTGCTTGGAGGGAGGTAACAGTTTCTATCGTTAATTCTCCAAAAGGTGGCCTGAAAAATAGCGGTGTTTTTTGCACGGCGTTAAAAATAATGTCGTCTGTATCAACGACCTCCTGTAGCACTTCAGAAGAATCTGTCTTGCTAATTCGAATGTGACTCGTCGTGTGGTTGGCGATCACGTGTCCTTCTTCCTCCATGCGCTGGAGGATGTCTGGATCATTTTTCGCTTTATCACCAATTACAAAAAACGTCCCTTTCGCATCATATTTTTTTAAGACATCAAGGATTTGTGACGTGTAGCGAGGATCGGGTCCGTCATCAAATGTTAGAGCAACGACGGGCTGTGTCGTTTGACTGCCGTTACGAAAAACGGTGTCAGGATACAAGGCGGAAAAATCAATTTGTGCAGCTGTCGATTCCTTTGGAAAATAACTGAACGTGAGTGACGTGATCGTCAATATAACGAGCGCTATACTGATGAGTGACCGTACTTTTTTTTGAGGTCTCCCTCTCATTGGCTTTCTTCTCCTTTCCTTGAAAACAAGGGCTTTTTAAGATATAGTTTTATTGATTAGATACCCATATTAAATGAAAGCTTGGCTATAAAATTTATCCCGTTGGAGGTAGCTCATGAGTGAACGGTACGCTGTTGTGTTGGCAGCGGGAAAAGGGACACGGATGAAATCAAAGCTATACAAAGTATTGCATCCAATATGCGGAAAGCCTATGGTGACACATGTCATTGATGCGCTGCAGCCGATCAATATGAACGAGATCATTACGGTCGTCGGTCACGGAGCTGAAGAAGTTCAAACCGTGCTAGAGGACCGCTCTCAGTTCGTGCTGCAGGAAGAACAGCTCGGGACAGCTCACGCGGTCATGCAAGTAAGAGAGCAGCTTGAAGGGAAATCGGGTGTGACACTCGTGATTTGTGGAGACACCCCGCTGCTCACCAATGACACGATCACAAAGCTGTTTGAAAAACATGAGGCGACTGGAGCGAAAGCGACAGTTTTAACGGCTCGTACGACGGCACCTGATGGTTATGGGCGCGTGATCCGAAACGAGCAGAATATCGTAGAGCGAATTGTTGAGCATAAGGATGCCACCGAAGAGGAAAGGCTCGTTCAAGAGATTAATACGGGAACATATTGTTTTGACAACCAAGCTCTTTTTGAAACGTTGACACATGTTGACAACGAGAATAGTCAGCAAGAATATTATTTACCAGACTGTATACATTTAATGCAGGCTCGTGGATGGACGGTTGCCGCATATGAGGCGGAGCATTTTCATGAAACCATCGGCGTCAATGATAGAGTGGCGCTTGCCGCGGCTGAAAAGGTGATGAGAAAACGGATTCTTGAACATCATATGAGGCAGGGTGTGACAATTGTTGATCCTGATAATACGTATGTCGAAGCGAGTGTAACGATTGGTCGAGACACTGTGTTGTTACCGGGGACGACGTTGCAAGGACAGACAACGATTGGTGAAGATTGTACAGTTGGCCCTCATACGGAGCTAAAGGATGCGACCGTTGGTAACGGTTCTACAATCAAACAATCTGTCGTTTATGATAGTGAAGTCGGAGATCATGTAGAAATTGGTCCTTACGCTCATCTACGTGGAAAAGCCTTTATTGGTGATGCTTGTCGCATCGGCAATTTTGTCGAGGTGAAGAAAACTACTTTTGGTCAGGGGAGCAAAGCAGCCCATTTAAGCTATCTCGGCGATGCTGTTATCGGGAAGGACGTAAATGTAGGGTGCGGCTCAATTACGGTGAATTACGATGGAAATAAAAAGCATCAGACACATATTGACGATGGTGCTTTCATTGGTTGTAACACAAATTTAGTTGCGCCAGTCAAAGTCGGTGAAAAGGCACTTGTTGCTGCTGGGTCTACCATTACAGAAAATGTGCCCGCTCACGCACTATCGATTGCTCGAAGTCGCCAAGTCAATAAGGAAGGGTACACTGAGACGAAGAAACAGGATTAAAAACGGAGGGTAAAACATGTCGTCAAACCAATACCTTGATTCAAATTTAAAGGTATTTACTTTAAATTCGAATCCAGAGC of the Litoribacterium kuwaitense genome contains:
- a CDS encoding polysaccharide deacetylase family protein produces the protein MRGRPQKKVRSLISIALVILTITSLTFSYFPKESTAAQIDFSALYPDTVFRNGSQTTQPVVALTFDDGPDPRYTSQILDVLKKYDAKGTFFVIGDKAKNDPDILQRMEEEGHVIANHTTSHIRISKTDSSEVLQEVVDTDDIIFNAVQKTPLFFRPPFGELTIETVTSLQAADKKIILWSIDTEDWKERPADDIVATVKKDIEPGAIILMHDGGELSQDLQNTVKALDQLLQDLSTDYDFVTVEELLNEKAYIENETA
- the veg gene encoding biofilm formation stimulator Veg, which produces MGKTLTDIKRTLDGHLGQRLVLKANGGRRKTVERAGILAETYPSVFIVELDQEENSFERVSYSYADVLTETVELMFFEDNQEKLSLSGQ
- the spoVG gene encoding septation regulator SpoVG, with protein sequence MEVTDVRLRRVNTEGRMRAIASITLDHEFVVHDIRVIDGNNGLFVAMPSKRTPDGEFRDIAHPINSNTRGKIQDAVLAEYHKAGAIEEEYEEAGAS
- the rsmA gene encoding 16S rRNA (adenine(1518)-N(6)/adenine(1519)-N(6))-dimethyltransferase RsmA produces the protein MPKDIATYTRTQDILKRHGFSFKKSLGQNFLIDPNILHSITKAAELSKDDAVIEIGPGIGALTEHLARTAGQIVAYEIDNRLLPILDETLQPYDNVEVIHEDILEADVLKMITEKLSSYKTIKVVANLPYYVTTPIVMKLLQARLPLDCLVIMLQKEVGERMVASPGSKAYGSLSIAVQYYTDVHVALKVPKTVFVPAPQVDSVVLRLDRKLEPPVTIRDENFFFTVVRTAFAKRRKTLLNNLISLSVPNGLPALSKADVQDTLALGAIDGSRRAETLSIAEFAQLSNLLYERFRP
- the glmU gene encoding bifunctional UDP-N-acetylglucosamine diphosphorylase/glucosamine-1-phosphate N-acetyltransferase GlmU codes for the protein MSERYAVVLAAGKGTRMKSKLYKVLHPICGKPMVTHVIDALQPINMNEIITVVGHGAEEVQTVLEDRSQFVLQEEQLGTAHAVMQVREQLEGKSGVTLVICGDTPLLTNDTITKLFEKHEATGAKATVLTARTTAPDGYGRVIRNEQNIVERIVEHKDATEEERLVQEINTGTYCFDNQALFETLTHVDNENSQQEYYLPDCIHLMQARGWTVAAYEAEHFHETIGVNDRVALAAAEKVMRKRILEHHMRQGVTIVDPDNTYVEASVTIGRDTVLLPGTTLQGQTTIGEDCTVGPHTELKDATVGNGSTIKQSVVYDSEVGDHVEIGPYAHLRGKAFIGDACRIGNFVEVKKTTFGQGSKAAHLSYLGDAVIGKDVNVGCGSITVNYDGNKKHQTHIDDGAFIGCNTNLVAPVKVGEKALVAAGSTITENVPAHALSIARSRQVNKEGYTETKKQD
- a CDS encoding small, acid-soluble spore protein, alpha/beta type, with amino-acid sequence MGRKRGVMSPEFKEELAKELGFYDTVQKEGWGGIKAREAGSMTKRAIEMAEAYLAKEKNNR
- the yabG gene encoding sporulation peptidase YabG — protein: MQLQVGEIVARISYNKDLLFRVVGIKNDPPVADLLGEEIRLMADAPLHDLERVDEREKQEKRHYFAEKAKMSYRLFRQDHLFQHEKNQQRMRSACETKPFRMPGKVLHLDGDPVYLQKCMKLYEKLEVPVYSVHIKEEEMPDKITGLLELARPDILVITGHDAYVKSKGEKSELKAYRNSRYFAKTVYEARRRMPHLDQLAIFAGACQSHFESLIRAGANYASSPGRVNIHALDPVYVVAKLSFTSFTEQVNTWDVLKNTLSGEKGLGGVESRGLLRLGLPYSPSESFS
- the ispE gene encoding 4-(cytidine 5'-diphospho)-2-C-methyl-D-erythritol kinase, which translates into the protein MKLFMKAPAKINLSLDVLHKRPDGYHEVKMVMTTVDLADRIELIEGTSDQIVLTSQHQFVPNDERNLAFRAAKLLKERFSIQEGVHIVLHKRIPVAAGLAGGSSDAAAVLRGLNRLWKLKLSLSELAELGAEIGSDVSFCVHGGTALATGRGEVITPLPPPPSCWVVLAKPVIGVSTGDVYGKLQIDRIKHPDVEGMMDALYRQDYDQICALLGNVLEPVTMSMYPQVALIKEQMQRFGADAVLMSGSGPTVYALVQHESRMHRLYNGLRGFCDQVYTIRMDGEPHLT
- a CDS encoding RidA family protein encodes the protein MKPVYTKAAPEAIGPYSQGIVVNNLFYSSGQIPLTAEGELVEGDVVAQTHQVFKNLEAVLDAAGASLSSVVKATVFLSDMNHFPDVNDVYGSYFKDHQPARSCVEVARLPKDVQVEIEVIALVTNA